TGATTGTAATTGTTGGTTTAGCATTGTTTGCAACAATTGCTAATGCGCAACTCACTCTTGATAAAGCATCACAAAAGCAAATGGTGATGACAAACATGGCATCAATGCCAATGACGTTTACAGAGAATCGCGGACAGTGGGATGAAAAGACTTTGTTCAAAGCTAATGCTGGCGGTGCTACATTCTGGTTTTGTTCAGATGAGATAGCCTATGTATTCACACGCGATACCGATGAGCTGCTTGAAGATGAAGAGCTTATGAGACCTGATATACCGGGTATGCCTGATAAATTCGATAAACCGCGCTACAAAAAGGAATCGCTTGTTATGCGGGCTCAGCTTATCGGTGCAAATCCTGATGCTCAGATTATCGGTGAAGACCGCCTCTCCCACAACTGCAATTATTTCTATGGCAACGAACCCTCAAAATGGCGTACTGATGTGCCAAATTATTCGACTATCACTTACAAAGATATTTATCCAGGCATTGATTTGAAATATCACGGCAACGGACAGGGGATAAAGTACGATTTCATAGTCAATCCCGGTGCGGATATTTCACAGATACAAGTTCGTTATGAAGGCGCGGATAATCTGTCCATTACACCCAACGGCGATCTTGAGGCATCAACCTCATTTGGTCCGGTTCACGAGAACATACCCTCTGTTTATCAGGAGGTAGGCAGCAGCAAAAGAGAAGTAATCGGCAGGTATGTTATTACGGCACCCGGCGTGTTTGGGTTTGAGGTAGATGATTATAACCCATCTTTAACTTTGGTCATCGACCCCGAACTTGTATACAGCACCTACCTCGGTGGGCGGGGCTTCTCTGACTATTGCCGTGGCATCGCCGTAGACGCCTCCGGGAACGCTTATGTGACGGGACATACTGGGTCGTCAGATTTCCCCACGCAAAACCCGTATGACGGTAATAATAATGGTTATTGTGATACTTTTGTGACGAAATTCTCCTCGGCCGGCAACTCCCTGATTTACAGCACCTACCTCTGATCTTCCCCCGATTTGACGGACACCCGGTTAAGGTGGTATAATACCATCGAAGGAGGAGTTCGGATGACGAAAAGAAAAAGAAAATATGACAAAGAATTTAAAATTGAGGCGGTGCGTTTGGCAACCAAAGGTGATCGCAGTACCGCAGAGATTGCCCGAGATCTGGGGATACATCCTAATCTGATTTATAACTGGAAGGAACGTTTGACAAAGGATAAAGATCAGGCTTTCTCGGGACAAGGACATTTGAAGCTGGAAGCTGAGGAGATGCGGCGGCTTAAACGTCAACTGGCTGATACTAAAGAAGAACGGGACATCTTAAAAAAAGCCTTGGCCATTTTCTCAAAGACACCCAAATGAAATATCGGTTTATTGAGAACTACCGTTCCGCATTTCGGGTGGAGAGGATGTGCCATGTTTTAGGGGTATCACGGAGCGGTTATTATGGCTGGCGAAAGCGTGGTCTCAGCAAAAGAGAGTTATCAAATCAAGCATTTTTGGAAAAGATTAAGAAGTTCCATGAAGATAGTCGCCAGACCCGCCTGCGACGGGCAGGCATACGGCAGTCCCCGGATTACGGTTGACCTGCGGGCTAGTGGCGAGACTTGCGGTCATAACCGTGTAGCCAGGGTGATGAAAATCAACGGCATAGCGGCTAAGACTAAACGGAAGTTTAAAGTTACAACCAACTCAAAACATAATCATCTCCGCCTTAGGCGGACGCCCAATTTGGTTAAACAAGAGTTTGTCGCGGCTAAACCTAACCAGCTTTGGACATCCGATATTACCTATCTTCCGACGATTGAGGGCTGGCTTTATCTGTCGGTAATTTTAGATGTTTTCAATCGCCGGATTGTCGGCTGGGCTATGAGTAAACGTCTAAAAAAAGAGCTTGTAATCACCGCTTTAAAACAGGCTTTGAATCATCGAACGCCGGCTCGGGATATGATTTTACACTCTGATCAAGGCAGCCAGTATGCCAGCGGAGACTTTCAAACATTACTGAATCGGAATGGCATCAGACCAAGTATGAGCGGCAGAGGTAACTGCTATGATAACGCTATAACCGAAACATTTTTCCATACCTTAAAAACTGTCCGCCTAAGGCGGATTAAGAATTATCAAACCAGAGAGGAGGCTAAATCAAGCGTCTTTGAGTATATAGAGGTGTTTTATAATCGACAGAGAAGACATTCAGCTTTAGGTTATAAATCGCCCGTTGACTTTGAAAATCAATTAAATTACATTACGAATGTGTCCGTTAAAACGGGGCAAGATCAATCTGTACACCTATGCTTCTTATAGCGTCGGTTGGCAGTTTTGAAGGGGTTATAC
This region of Candidatus Zixiibacteriota bacterium genomic DNA includes:
- a CDS encoding SBBP repeat-containing protein, with the protein product MRRIVMIVIVGLALFATIANAQLTLDKASQKQMVMTNMASMPMTFTENRGQWDEKTLFKANAGGATFWFCSDEIAYVFTRDTDELLEDEELMRPDIPGMPDKFDKPRYKKESLVMRAQLIGANPDAQIIGEDRLSHNCNYFYGNEPSKWRTDVPNYSTITYKDIYPGIDLKYHGNGQGIKYDFIVNPGADISQIQVRYEGADNLSITPNGDLEASTSFGPVHENIPSVYQEVGSSKREVIGRYVITAPGVFGFEVDDYNPSLTLVIDPELVYSTYLGGRGFSDYCRGIAVDASGNAYVTGHTGSSDFPTQNPYDGNNNGYCDTFVTKFSSAGNSLIYSTYL